A stretch of DNA from Spirochaetaceae bacterium:
TGAGGCCGCCTCCCGCCAGCGCCGCCGCCGGCAGCGCGCCCATCAGGGCGTTCTTGTTGGGTATGGGCGTAACTTCGCCGGCCAGCGGAACGCCGCCGTTGATCCGAAAGGTACCGGTCACCGAGTCCTACTCACGCGACCCAGTGTAGCCCGAACGCCCGCATCGGCTCCAGGGGGCCATCCGGTCACCCCCGGTCAGGATGCCTTGCGCACCGTGGAAGCAGGCTGGACGCCATTGATGAGCCGCTGTCTGTCTCGCGCCAGCTTGCGAAAATCGCACTCCACTTGAATCCCGTGCCAGAATTGGTCGGACTGGCCGAAGAAGGCACCGAAGCGAATGGACATGGCCGGCGTAATCGAGCGCCGGCCATGCACAATTTCATTGATCGCGCGAGGAGCCACGCCGATTGCGCGGCTCATCGCGTTCTGGGAGATTCCCATCGGCTTGAGGTATTCCTCAAGAAGGATCTCCCCAGGTGTTGGAATGCTCATTGAGGCGACTCGTTGGCGGTTGGCGGGATGGGGATGGTGGTGCCGGTGGCGAGGGACTGGTTGGCGGCTTCGGCCAGAATGAGGGCGCGGTGGCCGTCTTCGAAGGTCACCGAAGGCTCCCGTCCGGTCGCGACGGCGTCGACGAAGTCGGCAAGCTGGGACTGGTAGGCGGGCGCGTAGCGGTCGATGAAGAAGCGGCGCAGCGGTGCCGGGGCGCCGGCGCTGGTGGCAGAGTAGCGGCGCACCTGGTCCTGGAGGTGGTTGGTGGAACACACCATGCCGTCGCTGCCGTGCGCCTCGAGGCGCTGATCGTAGCCGTACACCGCCTGCCGCGAGCAGTTGATGTGGCACTGCATGCCGGACGCGGTGGTCATCAGTACCATCGCGGTGTCGACGTCGCCGAGTTCGGTGAGCTCGGGGGTAATCATCACGCTGCCGGCCGCGGTGATGGTGACCGGTTCCTCGCCGAGCACGAAGCGCGCGAGGTCGAAGTCGTGGATCATCATGTCCCGGAACAGGCCGCCGGATACCCGAACGTAGGACAGCGGGGGCGGCTCCGGATCGCGGCTGGTGATGATCACCTGGTGCAGGTCGCCGATGTCGCCCGCCGCCACGCGGTCGCGCACGCCGCGGTGGGAGGCGTCGTAGCGGCGGTTGAAGCCGATCTGAATCGGCACGCCGCGGTCGCGTACCTGCTCCCAGCACGCCTCCACCCGCTGCATGCTCAGGTCGATCGGCTTTTCGCAGAACACCGCCTTGCCGGCCTGCGCGGCGGCGACGATCAGGTCGACGTGGGTGTCGGTGGAAGAGGCGATCAGCACCGCGTCGATGCCGGCCGACAGCGCGGCTTGCACGGTGTCGGCCACGGTCGCGCCGTGCTGATCCGCCGTCGCACGCGCCGCACCCGGAACCGGGTCGTACACGCAGACCAGGCGCGCACCCGCGCACGCCGCCAAGTGCCGGGCGTGCATCGTACCGATGCGCCCCGCACCGAAGAGGGCAAAACGAACCATCGCCGCCATACTACCAGCCCGGACCAGCTTCGGCACCAGCCGCTGATCCCACTCGTGTGGCGGTAGATCAGGCCCCACGCACCGATCCGGCGTGCCGGGGCCCGCGGTCACGGTACATCCCGGTAGGCGTGAGACGGGAAGTGTGGCGGCGCGACCAGGGCTGTTGCAGTTATGTCGACCGCCACAGCGGGCGGCGCTGCGCGGCTCTCGCTACCGGCTGGAGATTGACCATGTCGTGCCGTTCGCGCTTGGCGGCGCTGCCGAGCTGTCGAACCTCAGATTTTTCGTTGCAATGCTCACCACAAGTTACGCCACGCTCAGCGCCATGGCTACTGTGAGGGTGTGCCGACTGAAGCATGCGGCGGGGTCTCCGGTTAGGTCACCGCGGCCTCGGGGATCGACAGCTCACGGCGCCCGGAGTCGATGCGGACGCGTACGCCCAGCGGAAGCACCATCATCGGATCGGTGTGGCCAAAGTCCATGTTGCTGACGATGGGCAACTCGCCCAGTCCGTACTCTTCGCGCACGGTACGGCAAAGGGTGTCCGCGTATCCAGGGAACAGCGTCGGGTCCAGTTGCCCGCCCGGCCGGCCCAGGAGAACCCCGGCCAGTGGCTGCAGACACCCCATCGCCGCCAACGAGCGAATGAACCGTCTCAGCATCTCCGGCGTCGGTGCCTCTTCCGACGTCTCCAAAAACAGGATGGCGCCGTCCAAAGACTCGGCAGAGGGAAATACCGGCGTCCCGCGGAGCCAGTCCAATACTTCGACACAGCCGCCGAACAACGTGCCCTCCACCACACCCTCTTGCTGGTGGAAGACCCAGCCG
This window harbors:
- a CDS encoding HigA family addiction module antitoxin is translated as MSIPTPGEILLEEYLKPMGISQNAMSRAIGVAPRAINEIVHGRRSITPAMSIRFGAFFGQSDQFWHGIQVECDFRKLARDRQRLINGVQPASTVRKAS
- the iolG gene encoding inositol 2-dehydrogenase codes for the protein MVRFALFGAGRIGTMHARHLAACAGARLVCVYDPVPGAARATADQHGATVADTVQAALSAGIDAVLIASSTDTHVDLIVAAAQAGKAVFCEKPIDLSMQRVEACWEQVRDRGVPIQIGFNRRYDASHRGVRDRVAAGDIGDLHQVIITSRDPEPPPLSYVRVSGGLFRDMMIHDFDLARFVLGEEPVTITAAGSVMITPELTELGDVDTAMVLMTTASGMQCHINCSRQAVYGYDQRLEAHGSDGMVCSTNHLQDQVRRYSATSAGAPAPLRRFFIDRYAPAYQSQLADFVDAVATGREPSVTFEDGHRALILAEAANQSLATGTTIPIPPTANESPQ